A DNA window from Gammaproteobacteria bacterium contains the following coding sequences:
- a CDS encoding fumarate reductase/succinate dehydrogenase flavoprotein subunit, translating to MAEFERHEHDVLIVGAGGAGLRAAIEAAAAGASVGLVCKSLLGKAHTVMAEGGVAAALANVDERDSWEVHFADTMRGGQYLNDWRMAELHARESPDRVRELEAWGALMDRTPDGRILQRNFGGHAYPRLAHVGDRTGLEMIRTLQDHGVHQGMDVFMECTVTRLLLDGGRVAGAFAYDRERGRFQVFGAKAVVLATGGIGKAYQITSNSWEYTGDGHALAYHAGAELVDMEFIQFHPTGMVWPPSVRGILVTEGVRGEGGVLRNSEGRRFMFDDIPALYKEQTADSPEEGWRYVVGDRDARRPPELLTRDHVARCIVREVKEGRGSPHGGAFLDIAWISEKISDAPAHIRRKLPGMYHQFKALADIDITKEPMEVGPTTHYVMGGVRVDADTQMSNVPGLFAAGECAAGLHGANRLGGNSLSDLLVFGKRAGEYAARFASESAAPSLDPEQVVAAERHSLAPFANDGGEGPYKVQEDLQELMQNQVGIVRTEDDLASALEQIEALKERAANVAVTGNREYNPGWHTALDLDCLLTVSEAATRAAIGRRESRGAHSRVDYPAKDPDWGRYNLVLWKDADGNMKSRREPVRELPGRLTRIIEEQG from the coding sequence ATGGCGGAGTTCGAGCGGCACGAACACGACGTCCTGATCGTCGGAGCAGGCGGGGCGGGGCTGAGGGCCGCCATCGAGGCCGCCGCCGCAGGCGCCTCCGTGGGCCTGGTGTGCAAGTCCCTCCTGGGCAAGGCGCACACCGTCATGGCCGAGGGCGGGGTCGCGGCGGCGCTCGCCAACGTGGACGAGCGCGACAGCTGGGAGGTGCACTTCGCCGACACCATGCGCGGCGGCCAGTACCTGAACGACTGGCGCATGGCCGAGCTGCACGCGCGGGAATCCCCCGACCGGGTGCGGGAGCTCGAGGCCTGGGGGGCGCTCATGGACCGCACCCCGGACGGGCGCATCCTGCAGCGGAACTTCGGCGGCCACGCCTACCCCCGGCTGGCGCACGTGGGCGACCGCACCGGCCTGGAGATGATCCGCACTCTGCAGGACCACGGCGTCCACCAGGGCATGGACGTCTTCATGGAGTGCACCGTGACCCGCCTGCTGCTGGACGGCGGGCGAGTGGCGGGGGCCTTCGCCTACGACCGCGAGCGGGGCCGCTTCCAGGTCTTCGGAGCGAAGGCGGTGGTGCTCGCCACCGGAGGGATCGGCAAGGCCTACCAGATCACCTCCAACAGCTGGGAATACACCGGGGACGGGCACGCCCTCGCCTACCACGCGGGGGCCGAGCTGGTGGACATGGAGTTCATCCAGTTCCATCCCACGGGCATGGTGTGGCCCCCGAGCGTGCGCGGCATCCTGGTCACCGAGGGGGTGCGCGGGGAAGGCGGCGTGCTGCGCAATTCCGAGGGGCGCCGATTCATGTTCGACGACATCCCGGCCCTCTACAAGGAGCAGACGGCCGACTCGCCCGAGGAGGGGTGGCGCTACGTGGTGGGCGACCGCGACGCGCGCCGTCCCCCGGAGCTGCTCACCCGCGACCACGTCGCCCGCTGCATCGTGCGCGAGGTGAAGGAGGGACGTGGAAGCCCCCACGGCGGCGCGTTCCTCGACATCGCCTGGATTTCGGAGAAGATCTCCGACGCCCCGGCGCACATCCGCAGGAAGCTTCCCGGGATGTACCACCAGTTCAAGGCGCTGGCGGACATCGACATCACGAAGGAGCCCATGGAGGTCGGACCCACCACGCACTACGTGATGGGCGGCGTGCGTGTGGACGCCGACACGCAGATGTCCAACGTGCCCGGCCTGTTCGCCGCCGGGGAGTGCGCGGCGGGGCTGCACGGCGCCAACCGCCTGGGCGGCAACTCCCTCTCGGACCTCCTGGTCTTCGGCAAGCGGGCCGGCGAGTACGCGGCCCGTTTCGCGAGCGAGAGCGCCGCCCCCTCGCTCGACCCCGAGCAGGTCGTGGCGGCCGAGCGCCACTCCCTGGCCCCGTTCGCCAACGACGGAGGGGAGGGGCCCTATAAGGTGCAGGAAGACCTCCAGGAGCTGATGCAGAACCAGGTCGGGATCGTGCGCACCGAGGACGACCTGGCATCGGCGCTCGAGCAGATCGAGGCACTCAAGGAGCGGGCCGCGAACGTCGCGGTGACCGGCAACCGGGAGTACAACCCCGGCTGGCACACGGCCCTCGATCTCGACTGTCTGCTCACGGTCTCCGAAGCCGCAACCCGAGCCGCCATCGGACGCAGGGAGAGCCGCGGCGCCCACTCACGCGTCGACTACCCCGCCAAGGATCCGGACTGGGGACGCTACAACCTCGTGTTGTGGAAGGACGCGGACGGCAACATGAAGAGTCGCAGGGAACCGGTCCGCGAGCTGCCCGGGCGGCTGACCCGAATCATCGAGGAACAGGGATAA
- a CDS encoding succinate dehydrogenase/fumarate reductase iron-sulfur subunit has translation MAESTFRVWRGDGETGGFQDYTIETTTGMVVLDAVHRIQAEQANDLAVRWNCKAGRCGSCSAEVNGMPKLMCMTRLSDLPMDEPVTIEPMKAFPLVRDLVTDVSWNYRVKENIAAFQPRKPDNEDGSWEIFQEDVDRVMEFRKCIECFLCQDVCHVLRDHHLHEEFIGPRFMVHVAALEMHPLDTGDRLEALRKDQGVGYCNITKCCTKVCPESITITDNAIIPLKERVVDRAYDPLAKLLRVVRRKGTPA, from the coding sequence ATGGCCGAGAGCACGTTCAGGGTCTGGAGAGGGGACGGGGAGACCGGGGGGTTCCAGGACTATACCATCGAGACCACCACGGGGATGGTGGTGCTCGACGCCGTCCACAGGATCCAGGCCGAGCAGGCGAACGACCTTGCGGTGCGCTGGAACTGCAAGGCGGGCCGCTGCGGGTCGTGTTCCGCCGAGGTGAACGGCATGCCGAAGCTCATGTGCATGACCCGGCTGAGCGACCTTCCCATGGACGAGCCGGTCACCATCGAGCCCATGAAGGCCTTCCCGCTGGTGCGCGACCTGGTCACCGACGTCTCCTGGAACTACCGCGTGAAGGAGAACATCGCCGCCTTCCAGCCCCGCAAGCCCGACAATGAGGACGGCAGCTGGGAGATCTTCCAGGAGGACGTCGACCGGGTGATGGAATTCCGCAAGTGCATCGAGTGCTTCCTTTGCCAGGACGTATGTCACGTGCTGAGGGACCACCACCTGCACGAGGAGTTCATCGGGCCGCGCTTCATGGTGCACGTCGCGGCGCTGGAGATGCATCCGCTCGACACCGGAGACCGGCTCGAGGCCCTGCGCAAGGACCAGGGCGTGGGCTACTGCAACATCACCAAGTGCTGTACCAAGGTGTGTCCCGAGAGCATCACCATCACCGACAACGCCATCATCCCCCTGAAGGAGCGTGTCGTGGACCGGGCGTACGACCCCCTGGCGAAGCTCCTCCGGGTCGTCCGGAGAAAAGGCACGCCGGCCTGA
- a CDS encoding MATE family efflux transporter, whose amino-acid sequence MSRRAGGRPFDRSIVEGPVPLAVWMLAWPTMLQNVIAGMQGVVGHAMVGNYVGYAGNAAIGVSSQIYLVVITFVSSLFTGMGILVARFAGAGDRDKVNRTVYQAFLTAAALSVGIVAPLGYFLAPSLLGLVRATAEVQQEALPYLRILFVFSFGTMMFFMAGGAFRAAGDARTPLRLGVALTLLNITFSVILIRGLGPIPSFGTAGAAMGSVISGVIVSGYVLWLLLSHRTVVSFERGMSLAPDWAIIRQLFRFGLPAGIQGVVMNLGGVLLLRFIGSLALSAEAQAAYAVGYVQLFSLITWTSLGLMGATGAVVGQNLGAGHPERAVQGVRVASRIGLGVAIAVGTIFLLVPEALLSIFGMEDPRVAGLGVQLLAFLSISGLFVTVALTYTGGLQGSGDTRSPLFISIISQVVIPLGLLAILQQMRGLEPTDVWTAILLGHAARCILSVARYRQGKWRDIRVDIGPSPAPRR is encoded by the coding sequence ATGTCCCGGCGGGCCGGCGGACGCCCCTTCGACCGGAGCATCGTAGAAGGGCCGGTCCCGCTGGCGGTATGGATGCTCGCGTGGCCGACCATGCTGCAGAACGTGATCGCCGGCATGCAGGGGGTGGTCGGCCATGCGATGGTCGGCAACTACGTGGGCTACGCGGGCAACGCCGCCATCGGCGTGTCCTCGCAGATCTACCTCGTCGTCATCACCTTCGTGTCCTCGCTGTTCACGGGGATGGGCATTCTGGTGGCCCGTTTCGCCGGCGCGGGCGACAGGGACAAGGTCAATCGGACCGTCTACCAGGCCTTCCTCACGGCCGCGGCTCTGTCCGTAGGCATCGTCGCGCCTCTGGGGTACTTCCTCGCTCCCTCCCTGCTGGGGCTGGTGCGCGCGACCGCAGAAGTCCAGCAGGAGGCACTCCCCTACCTGCGCATCCTCTTCGTCTTCAGCTTCGGCACCATGATGTTCTTCATGGCCGGAGGGGCATTCCGGGCGGCCGGAGACGCGCGAACGCCCCTCCGCCTCGGCGTGGCCCTGACCCTCCTCAACATCACCTTCAGCGTGATCCTCATTCGCGGCCTGGGGCCCATCCCGTCCTTCGGCACCGCGGGCGCGGCGATGGGCAGCGTGATCTCCGGAGTGATCGTGAGCGGGTACGTGCTCTGGCTGCTGCTCTCGCACAGGACGGTGGTTTCCTTCGAACGCGGCATGTCCCTGGCGCCGGACTGGGCGATCATCCGCCAACTGTTCCGGTTCGGGCTCCCCGCCGGCATCCAGGGCGTGGTCATGAACCTCGGCGGCGTGCTGCTGCTCCGCTTCATCGGATCACTCGCCCTGAGCGCGGAGGCGCAGGCCGCCTACGCCGTCGGCTACGTGCAGCTGTTCTCGCTCATTACCTGGACCTCGCTGGGTCTGATGGGCGCTACGGGGGCGGTGGTCGGACAGAATCTGGGAGCGGGACATCCGGAACGGGCCGTCCAAGGGGTGCGGGTCGCTTCGCGCATCGGCCTGGGGGTCGCCATCGCCGTGGGCACAATATTTCTGCTCGTCCCCGAGGCCTTGCTCTCCATCTTCGGCATGGAGGATCCCCGGGTGGCCGGCCTGGGAGTCCAGCTGCTGGCCTTCCTGAGCATCTCGGGGCTCTTCGTGACCGTCGCGCTTACATACACCGGCGGACTGCAGGGGAGCGGCGACACCCGCAGTCCGCTGTTCATTTCCATCATCTCCCAGGTGGTGATTCCGCTCGGCCTGCTGGCGATCCTGCAGCAGATGCGCGGTCTTGAACCCACCGACGTCTGGACCGCGATTCTGCTGGGACACGCCGCCCGCTGCATCCTGAGCGTGGCGCGCTACCGGCAGGGAAAGTGGCGCGACATCCGGGTGGACATCGGACCCTCGCCGGCGCCCCGGCGTTAG
- a CDS encoding succinate dehydrogenase, whose product MASGTTSLPVRNPTSLAARNPFGGTMRRDRWWLEPLTVFLVFSTFIVYTTWAIFQGEYYSFGNYLSPYYSPELFGDSHHAWLGPRPAWWEESWLGWLPWSPAYLILWAPLGFRVTCYYYRGAYYKAFWADPPSCTVGEPRKVYLGENSFPLIVQNIHRYFLYIALIFIVILSYDAWKGFWFEAPGGGESFGVGVGSLVLAINVVLLAGYVFGCHSLRHVVGGGLDKLSSKPVRQQAHRCVSCFNRRHMLWAWMSLIWVGFADVYVRLCSMGIWTDWRIL is encoded by the coding sequence ATGGCGTCAGGCACGACCTCGCTTCCGGTCCGAAACCCGACTTCCCTGGCCGCCCGCAATCCGTTCGGCGGCACCATGCGCCGCGACCGGTGGTGGCTGGAGCCGCTGACGGTCTTCCTGGTCTTCAGCACCTTCATCGTCTACACCACCTGGGCGATCTTCCAGGGTGAGTACTATTCCTTCGGGAACTACCTCTCGCCCTACTACTCGCCGGAGCTCTTCGGCGACTCCCACCACGCGTGGCTGGGGCCGCGCCCGGCCTGGTGGGAGGAGTCGTGGCTGGGCTGGCTCCCCTGGTCCCCCGCCTACCTCATCCTGTGGGCCCCGCTGGGCTTCCGCGTGACCTGCTACTACTACCGCGGCGCCTACTACAAGGCCTTCTGGGCCGATCCTCCCTCATGCACCGTGGGAGAGCCGCGCAAGGTCTATTTGGGCGAGAACTCCTTCCCGCTGATCGTGCAGAACATCCACCGCTATTTCCTCTACATCGCCCTCATCTTCATCGTGATCCTCTCCTACGATGCCTGGAAGGGCTTCTGGTTCGAGGCGCCCGGCGGCGGCGAATCGTTCGGCGTGGGGGTCGGATCGCTCGTGCTGGCAATCAACGTCGTCCTTCTGGCGGGCTACGTCTTTGGGTGTCACTCGCTGCGCCACGTGGTCGGCGGCGGGCTGGACAAGCTCTCCTCGAAGCCGGTGCGCCAGCAGGCGCACAGGTGCGTGAGCTGCTTCAACCGGCGCCACATGCTGTGGGCGTGGATGAGCCTCATCTGGGTGGGCTTCGCGGACGTCTACGTGCGCCTCTGCTCCATGGGCATCTGGACCGACTGGAGGATCCTCTGA